In Pseudomonadota bacterium, the genomic stretch TTCTGCAAGGAAATGAGCAATAATTAAAAGAGGTTAAAGGAGGCATGGTGCGGTTGAGTTACAAAGGAAGATTGATAGCTGTTACGTTTCTTATTGTCATCATAATGGGTATATGCTTTTCAACGCCTGTTGGCGCACAGGGCAAGGGCGTAAAGGCGCCAACTCCTGCAAAGTCGTTTCCCCGTCTTGTTGATCTCGGGGCTAAGAAATGTATCCCCTGCATCATGATGGCCCCTATTCTGGAAGAACTGAAAAAGGAGTATAAAGGCATAGTTCAGGTTGACTTTATCGATGTCTGGGAAAACCAGAATGCCGGGCAGAAATATGGAATCCGTGCCATTCCGACACAAATTTTTTACGATGCCTCAGGAAAAGAGCTCTACCGGCACATGGGTTTCATGTCAAAAGAGGCGATTCTCGCCAGATTTCAGGACCTAGGCATGCTGCCCGGCAAAGATTCGAAGAAAGGGAAATAGCAGTTATGCTGGAAACCCTTTTCATGTCATTAAGCAGGGCCATTGAAGGCAGTCCCGCAGTAGCCCTCGCGGCTTCATTTGTCTGGGGCATACTCAGCATCCTCTTAAGCCCCTGCCACCTCGCAAGCATACCACTCATTGTGGGATTCATTGACGAACAGGGCAGAATCTCGACGAAACGGGCCTTTATGATCGCCACGCTCTTTGCGGTGGGCATCCTGATCACCATCGGTGTCATCGGTGCAATCACCGCTGCGACAGGGCGCATGATGGGTGATCTCGGACGATTCGGTAATTATTTCGTTGCCATTATCTTCTTTCTTGTGGGACTTCACCTCCTTGACATTATACCCATGCCATGGAGCGGCCCGGGGCAGGTGGGTCTGAAACGGAAAGGCGCTTTAGCAGCATTCATTCTGGGTCTTGTCTTCGGCATTGCCCTCGGCCCCTGCACCTTTGCCTATATGGCTCCCATGCTTACCATTACCTTTCAGCTTTCCTCCACAAACCTTCTCTATGGTATTGCCCT encodes the following:
- a CDS encoding thioredoxin family protein, producing the protein MVRLSYKGRLIAVTFLIVIIMGICFSTPVGAQGKGVKAPTPAKSFPRLVDLGAKKCIPCIMMAPILEELKKEYKGIVQVDFIDVWENQNAGQKYGIRAIPTQIFYDASGKELYRHMGFMSKEAILARFQDLGMLPGKDSKKGK
- a CDS encoding cytochrome C biogenesis protein, producing the protein MLETLFMSLSRAIEGSPAVALAASFVWGILSILLSPCHLASIPLIVGFIDEQGRISTKRAFMIATLFAVGILITIGVIGAITAATGRMMGDLGRFGNYFVAIIFFLVGLHLLDIIPMPWSGPGQVGLKRKGALAAFILGLVFGIALGPCTFAYMAPMLTITFQLSSTNLLYGIALLLAYGVGHCSVIVGAGTFTEVVQHYLNWNERSIGAKVVKKVCGVLVILGGFYLIYATL